The DNA sequence TTTATAGacctgaaaaaagagaaaataagatctttaaaaaccaaaattcaggactaaattaatgaaacgttgtgtttctgtaaaaggtttcagtttatagaacaatctggatacagaagccaaagaatgcaaatcaaacattgcatttaaaagaagaataaaagccagtttgatgaagaaatatcatgataagtGTTAAGTtaggtgtgttttcttttttctctcgctctttttagcaccattgccacgttttttttctttgatctcTTTGGAAAAAGGGacggataaaataagcttagtcttctttctgttccctttcattcaaggaaagagatttgttgtaattatattgaactgtttagtttttcttttagtgaatgaaataaagactgaatgaatgaatgaatgaatgaatgaatgaatgaatgaatgaatgaatgaatgttcaGCAAAGATCTGGAATAACACGACACCTTCATCCCTCCTGGAGTGTCGGGTTCTGCTCTCTGTTCTGATGCTAAAAGCAGCGGCTGCAGTTCCTCTCTCCGCCACCAGAGGGAGACATAGAGTCGGACACCAGTGGAACAAACAGGGAACTTGTGACTCTGCACTTACTGAGGAGACTCGGGGGAGTCGAGTCCGCAattaatgtgtcattaattaattaaaattagaattaaatgtgtcatggattaattaaaatacaattcattctaagtaaaaaaataataattattatttcagcatttaattaattaattatacatttaattaattcatgacatatttaattccaattttaattaattaatgacacattgtattaattaatgatatatttaattaatgAGTGTCacatttcattcccatttaaattaattaatgatgtatttatttaattatttaattttggcactaaaaatcctcctcctggtcctggttctgatgctAAAAGCAGCGGCTGCAGTTCCTCTCTCCGCCACCAGAGGGAGACATAGAGTCGGACACCAGTGGAACAAACAGGGAACTTGTGACTCTGCACTTACTGTGGAGACTCGGGggtggaaccagcaggaactgtccccggggggggcaggggggctcAGGTGGGACCACAGGTGaccagtcctggtccaggtaACTTCCTGGAGACGATAcgttaccatggaaaccaaGTGATGATGGATGAGAGCCGTCGCAGGAGCCGAGGAAAGTTTGAGTCCAGAGAGGATTGATCAGCCCTGGGGGGGGActaccaaaataaaagcctgggatggaaggagagagggaggacaggaagtgggtccaccaaaataaaagcctgcctGGGATGGAGAGAGCGAGGACAGGAAGTGGGtccaccaaaataaaagcctgcctGGGATGGAGAGAGCGAGGACAGGAAGTGGGtccaccaaaataaaagcctgcctgggatggagagagggaggacaggaagtgggtccaccaaaataaaagcctgggagggaaggagagagggaggacaggaagtgggtccaccaaaataaaagccgggaatggaaggagagagggaggacaggaagtgggtccaccaaaataaaagcctgcgatggaaggagagagggaggacaggaagtgggtccaccaaaataaaagcctgcgatggaaggagagagggaggacaggaagtgggtccaccaaaataaaagcctgggatggaaggagacagggaggacaggaagtgggtccaccaaaataaaagcctgggatggaaggagacagggaggacaggaagtgggtccaccaaaataaaagcctgcgatggaaggagagagagaggacaggAAGTGGGTACACCAAAATAAGAACTGAGAAACTCTTCCCTTATTTCAGTGTTGGAAAGTCTGGTGATGCAAAAACCTCTGAGATCAGAATCTGTCAGACAAAGAAAAGATTAACCTGAGATAAAGAAAATATTtgtatgtgcacacacacacacacacacacgcatgcacgcatgcacgcacacacgcacgcacgcacacacacacacacacacacacacacacacacacacacacacacatacaaaactAAGATAACAAAATATAAAAGTTTGTAAAGTTGTGAGTCATTTTATCCAAGTTTGTATTCATGTTATAAATTTGCTGGAATCACTGggatgagattttattttttattttcaaactttACTGTTTAAATAAATGTAGTAACCAGTTAAAAATATGACATAAGAATCGACCATGTTCCTAAATGTGAGAGCTATTTTTAATCAACTGCTATTTTTAATCTGctgattttataaaataaaagagtaaaaatcTAATAAAATCGATATTAAAGGACATATTTCTGTGTGAATGTTGTAAGTGTTCAAATGTCAGAGTTTATAAGTCGCTCCTCAAGTTTCAGTCCAAAGATCAGAGTGTTGCCACTCCTGTAAAAGTCTATCCAAGTTCTACCCAAAGTAAATgtaaagctgttcttgaaccgtttgaagttcatggatggttctggtctcttttgaaaggtaacactctgaagtttttcccccaactgtcagaatcactgtaactgcTACTAGAATTCAGTAATCtaagtttgaacacactgaaatagaaggtttttattagttttgtaATCAGGTGTCTGCAGATTAATCTGTTACTTATTAGCTGTAAAACACAACGGCACCACAGCatgaagccttatctagtgtaagttcaaatttgataacaataccacaaaaaaatgagtattttacacatgtttttgtaagattaTGTCTTGAACCGataccaaaacccacggtgaggctgcattcagccattatggcccttatttatggaacagcctgccagagaacctcagggttagttagtaagttagttagttagttagttagttagttagttagttagttagttagttagttagttagttagttagttagttagttagttagttagttagttagttagttagttagttggttagttagttatctatctatggaacagcctgccagagaacctcagggttagttagttagttagttagttagttagttagttagttagttagttagttagttagttagttagttagttagttagttagttagttagttagttagttagttagttagttagttagttagttagttagttagttatctatctatggaacagcctgccagagaacctcagggcagcagagaacgttgatatttttaaaaggaggctcaagacacacctttttagtttggcttttatctgatctcatttacctagtcttttcatctatttattgtgtttatttatttagtttcgTATAGATttatctaaaattttacacctttaggcattttttaatcttttagtttttagctccagtgtttcctcaggggggtcgtccacactgggaggtgtgtctgctccgcccatgggggtgtcgtcatggggatccctcaggcctgggtagctggggggggactccaccttctgtgtggggtctgttctggtctgtccgggttggggggggtctctgggggggggggggactccaccttctgtgtggggtctgttctggtctgtccgggttggggggggtctctgggggggggctccaccatctgtgtggggtctgccctggtctgtccgggttgggggggtctctgtggcgatgctccttgtggtcgtggccggtggagcctctcggtgtggacggccacccataggtagtgttttcctcacctggatcgttagtgctaagccatgtcaccagtccacttactgtgtgtgtgtgtgtgtgtgtgtgtgtgtgtgtgtgtgtgtgtgtgtgtgtgtgtgtgtgtgtgtgtgtgtgtgtgtgtgtgtgtgtgtgtgtgtgtgtgtgtgagtgtgagtgagtgtgtgtgtgcgtctggggggtggggtcgtatgggatgttttaaattctgtttttgattgttattttattcttcttgtaaagcaccatgtgttgcattcctAATGTATgaatggtgctatataaataaataaagtttgagtttgagtttatgggagtttttacctgccattgtttatgtaataattgctcgggggtttatgttcatgttctggatgtggaaagcgtctagagacaacttttgttgtattaggcgctgtataaataaaaatgaattgaattgaattcaacatgtaaaaaacaaatctCAAAACTAAGATAACAAAATATAAAAGTTTATAAAGTTGTGAGTCATTTTATCCAAGTTTGTATTCATGTTATAAATTTGCTGGAATCACTGggatgagattttattttttattttcaaactttACTGTTTAAATAAATGTAGTAACCAGTTAAAAATATGACATCAAAATCCACCATGTTCCTAAATGTGAGAGCTATTTTTAATCAACTGCTATTTTTAATCTGctgattttataaaataaaagagtaaaaatcTAATAAAATCGATATTAAAGAACATATTTCTGTGTGAATGTTGTAAATGTTCAAATGTCAGAGTTTATAAGTCGCTCCTCAAGTTTCAGTCCAAAGATCAGAGTGTTGCCACTCCTGTAAAAGTCTATCCAAGTTCTACCCAAAGTAAATgtaaagctgttcttgaaccgtttgaagttcatggatggttctggtctcttttgaaaggtaacactctgaagtttttcctccaactgtcagaatcactgtaactgcTACTAGAATTCAGTAATGtaagtttgaacacactgaaatagaaggtttttattagttttgtaatcagatgtctgcagatgaatctgttacttattagctggaaaacacaacgGCACCACAGCatgaagccttatctagtgtaagttcaaatttgataacaataccacaaaaaaatgagtattttacacatgtttttgtaagattatgtcttacaaagactattattattatgattagacATTAGATTATGTCCCATGGGCATCTTGAATCTTTCAACATACAGTCATAATTTTTGCCTCTAATGAAAGCTGACACTTAGACTATCCTCTTatatatccagattcactataaatattgctgaaatatttataaatacatataaagagTCAAAACACGGACGCGTGTTTGATCTGAGCGGTGATTCTCACATTCTGATTGAATTTCCCGGCTGCATTGATCCCGACCCCCTGAAGCGTCATAtcgttgttttcagcatttcattggcTCTGCAATATGCCAGTCACCAGGGCGATCGCTGCAATtggctcattttttttcttgacacaaGCCGGACGTGCGCGTCATTTCCATACAGGCGCTCATTCGCTACGAGGTCGGTGGAGGAGACGGGGAAGCTCCTGATTGGTcggatgagctgtcaatcaaaaggaggAGGTGcagattcatccatccatcatccatccatcatccatccatcatccatccatccgtcatccatcatccatccatcatccatcatccatccatccatccgtcatccatccatccatccatccatcatccatccatccatccatccatccatccatccatccatccatcatcctcccatccatccatccatccatccatccatccatccatccatccatccatccattcatccatcatccatccatccatccatccatccatccatccatccatccattcatccatcatccatccatccatccatccatccgtcatccatccatccatccatccatcatccatccatccatccatccatccatccatccatccatccattcatccatcatccatccatccatccatccatccatccatccatccattcatccatcatccatccatccatccatccatccgtcatccatccatccatccatccatcatccatccatccatccatcatccatccatccatccatccatccgtcatccatccatccatccatccatcatccatccatccatccatccatccatccatccatccatccatccatcatccatccatccatccatccacccatccacccatccatccatccatccatccatccatcatccatcatccatccatcatccatccatccatcatccatccatccatcatccatcatccatcatccatccatccatcatccatcatccatccatccatccatcatccatccatgcatccatcatccatccatccatccatccatccatcatccatccatccatccatcatccatccatccatcatccatccatccatcatccatcatccatccatccatccatcatccatccatccatcatccatccatccatcatccatcatccatcatccatccatcatccatccatccatcatgcatccatcatccatccatcatccatccatccatccatcatccatccatccatcatctatccatcatccatccatccatcatccatcatccatcatccatcatccatccatccatccttcatccatctgtccaacatccatccatccatcatccatccatccatcatccatccatccatccatcatccatccatccatcatctatccatcatccatccatccatcatccatccgtccatcatccatcatccatccatccatcatccatccatccatccatccatcatccatcatccatccatccatcatccatccatccatccatcatccatccatccatcatccatcatccatccatccatccatccatccatccatcatccatccatccatccattcatccattcatccatccatccatcatccatccatcatccatccatccatccatccattcatccattcatccatccatccatccatccatccattcatccattcatccatccatccatccatccattcatccattcatccatccatccatccatccattcatccatccatccatcatccatccatccatccatccattcatccattcatccatccatccatccatccatccattcatccatccatccattcatccattcatccatccatccatccatccattcatccatccatccatccatccatccattcatccatccatccatccatccattcatccattcatccatccatccatccatccattcatccatccatccatcatccatccattcatccatcatccatggatcatcttcttccagctctcagtgaaggcggacgctttttctgctctctccctTATCAACcttccctgctactgctttttgtttgtctcgtcttcagagtctcttcttttcactcctccgaaatgtACAattatggaattgattaactggtctctcagcacaattgaccaaatttttgcaacaagaagacagggggtaggggagccctcttgcccggatgggacattttttgctggatacacaatggattcctacaaatattgGAAGCCTTTGTGTATGGCGATTCTGTCCGTCGAGGACGTCGAAGATGCTTTCatatttggatttatgatagcaggatttctcctgattatcGTCATGATTGGAAGAGGGCGTTTCCTGatgtatcgacaaacgcgtaagtcgtcggcaGCCGTCtgggctctttcagagctgccggacgtggcagaAGGATCAAGCAAAGCGATCAACGCTCTGACTTTTACGTTTGGGGAGCAGGGCCGCaggctggatgcgattctcgaacagaatcgcaggctggcgggggtctttgagctcattaacAAGATTGATAACAACCTGGAGAAGTTGGGAGCTCGGCTTGGGCGGAATTGATCacaattcatctgattggagtcgccgctgatgaaccagagactgaaggcagaaggaaaattactgaggctgcctgttttcaaaataattgcTGATTCTATCATTTGCCCTTGACAGAGCAGTCTTAGGCCGATCGCccttggtcacaatcttccttgTGGAATGTGAAACCAGCAGGAACTGTCcccggggggggcaggggggctcAGGTGGGACCACAGGTGaccagtcctggtccaggtaACATCCTGGAGACGATAcgttaccatggaaaccaaGTGATGATGGATGGGAGCCGTCGCAGGAGCCGAGGAAAGTTTGAGTCCAGAGAGGATTGATCagccctggggggggggggatgccaaaataaaagcctgggatGGAAGGAGACAGAGAAAGGACAGGAAGTGGGtccaccaaaataaaagcctagGAGGGAAGTAGATCTTCTTGCACGACACGGACGAAAGTCCTACAATGTTTCTCatatacacacagacatatacacacagacatatacacacagacatatacacacatatgcaACGCCTCTTTTTGTTTATGGGATGCACAGACCAGAGAGGATTTCACTGTGACGGTATCCTGAGACACTGCAGATTCCCTGTTCTTCATACGTTTTAAATGTGTGTTGCAGAGCTTTTCTACGCTTTTAGATTCATGTAAACATACAGAGTGgcaattattttgttaattgtttttctttttaaaaagaaaaacaacaatacaaagATACAAAAAAGTACATTCAAGTCCCTTGATTATATTTCTGAATAACCAGTATCTAGTATCTACGCCACTCCCTGCTGATAAGAACCTGTAAATCCACCTGTTGACGTCAGTAAATTTAATAGGTGAAACTCAAAGTTCATTCTTGTGACTGAACGGAGCTGAGACGCCATTTCAGGTGGAGGTTAGGAACTAAAAACCTGAGATAAAAGGACTTAAATCTGTGATTCAGAGGGACATTTAACTGGTGAGTCTACCGATTGAAGAATACTTCAAAGATTTGAAGAAATGGATGAAAAAACTCTTTTTAAAGATTTCCTGAGCTGCCACGTTTGTTTAGAGACTTTCAAAGATCCGGTGTCTCTGAGCTGCAGCCACAACTTCTGTTCAAGCTGCCTGAAAGAGTTCTGGGAAGAAGCTAAAAACAGAAACTGCCCcatctgtaaaagaaaatcttctaAAGAGGAACCTGGTGTGAACCTTTCACTGAAGGGACTTGCCGACTCTTTTGCTGGAAAAGAGACAGGTGGATCGTCTGAgactgaaaaagaagaaaagagggtggAGGAAGTTTGTAAGAAACACCCAGGAACAACTCCATTGTTCTGTATAGACGAACAGAGAGCTGTGTGTTCTGTCTGTGAGTTTTCTCTGCACCAGAACCACAAAGTGGTTCCTGTAGAAGAAGCAGTCGgtgagctgaaggagctgctgaaatCTGACTTAAAGTCTCTGCAGGACAAGAGGAACAAATACAAACAAGTGGAGAAAAAATATAAAGATGTGGTTCAACACTCGGAGAAGCAGCTGCTGTCCACAGAGAAGCAGATCAGAGCAGAGTTCAacaaactccagcagttcctgaaggaggaagaggagtccagACTGGCAGCtctgagggaggaagaggagcagaagGGGAGGAGAATCAgcggggagaggaagaggatccAGGAGCAGATCTCCTCTCTGTCAGACAGCATCTCTGCTGTGGAAGAAgagctgcagaaagacaacATGTCGTTCCTCAGCAGGTACAAACCCACCCGGGACAGAGCCAGAGAGCAGAGCTCAGTGTCAGATCCACGGCTGCTCTCAGGAACTCTGGTAGACGAGGCCAAACACCTGGGAAACCTGGCCTTCAGAGTCTGGGAGAAGATGGGGGACCAGGTCCACTTCAGCCCGCTGGTTCTGGACCCAAACACTGCAGAACGCTCTCTCTATCTGTCTGCTGATCTGACCAGTGTGAGGAATGGAGATACAAACCAGCAGCTTCCTGATAATCCAGAGAGAAACGTCAAGTATTCCAGTGTTTTTGGTTCTGAGGGTTTGACCTCAGGGAAACACAgctgggaggtggaggtgggagaTCATCCTGGCTGGAATATTGGTTTGGTTAAAGACTCTGTTGACAGGAAGAACGAGAGATATCCTTCTCCTAAATATGGAATCTGGTGTTTGTTTCATCGTGAAGGAAAATACAGCAATGGTGATGGTAAGACCCTGAAGGTGGAGACGAGTCTCCGGAGGATCAGAGTCCAGCTGGACTATGACGGGGGGACGGTTTCCTTCTACAACGCTGAAGACATGACACACATCTGCACTTACAAATACACTTTCACTGAGAAACTCTTCCCTTATTTCAGTGTTGGAAAGTCTGGTGATGCAAAAACTTCTGAGATCAGAATCTGTCAGACAAACAAGAAATTGTGGGAGAACATTTCAGGAAATGTTGATATGCTACTGCCCACTCGTCCCcactcgctgctttggtttggggctgtggTGGTTGTGTTGGGGGTCGTTCTTGCCATGTTTGGGGTTATcaataatggccaataaaccGAACC is a window from the Cololabis saira isolate AMF1-May2022 chromosome 19, fColSai1.1, whole genome shotgun sequence genome containing:
- the LOC133419150 gene encoding nuclear factor 7, ovary-like; the protein is MDEKTLFKDFLSCHVCLETFKDPVSLSCSHNFCSSCLKEFWEEAKNRNCPICKRKSSKEEPGVNLSLKGLADSFAGKETGGSSETEKEEKRVEEVCKKHPGTTPLFCIDEQRAVCSVCEFSLHQNHKVVPVEEAVGELKELLKSDLKSLQDKRNKYKQVEKKYKDVVQHSEKQLLSTEKQIRAEFNKLQQFLKEEEESRLAALREEEEQKGRRISGERKRIQEQISSLSDSISAVEEELQKDNMSFLSRYKPTRDRAREQSSVSDPRLLSGTLVDEAKHLGNLAFRVWEKMGDQVHFSPLVLDPNTAERSLYLSADLTSVRNGDTNQQLPDNPERNVKYSSVFGSEGLTSGKHSWEVEVGDHPGWNIGLVKDSVDRKNERYPSPKYGIWCLFHREGKYSNGDGKTLKVETSLRRIRVQLDYDGGTVSFYNAEDMTHICTYKYTFTEKLFPYFSVGKSGDAKTSEIRICQTNKKLWENISGNVDMLLPTRPHSLLWFGAVVVVLGVVLAMFGVINNGQ